Below is a window of Natronorubrum halophilum DNA.
CGTGATCGACGTCATCGACACGACCACGAACGTGATTATCGTCGACATCGCTCAGTTGGAGACGCCCGGCAACTGGGAGGGTGGCCGCTCCCGACCGTCACCGCCAGTCTGAGCGACAGGCGTCGGGGGGAGTCGACGACGGACGCTCGAAATTCAAAATCGGGCATTCGTCCCGACGCTTTCCGGGGACGTTCGAACGAGTGGGTACGCACACCGGTCACACGATTGAACTATTACACAAACAACAGGCGAGCGAAAACGGTACGCATCTTCCGGTCGCACTCCAGTTGATAGTCGTCGATGGTTTTCCGTCGCGAGTGGAAACTAACAGGATTTAAGCAAGGTCGGAACGGCCGTTCGAATGGCTATGAAACTACACGAGTATCAGGCGAAGCAGGTCTTCGCCGACGCTGGGATTCCGACGCCAGCGTCTCAACTCGCCTCCGACGTCGACGGCGCTGTTGCCGCGGCCGAGGAGATCGGGTATCCAGTCGCAATCAAAGCGCAGGTACAGGTCGGCGGCCGCGGGAAAGCCGGCGGGATCAAACTCGTCGACGACGAGGACGAAGCCCGCGAGGCGGCCGACGAGATTCTGGGGATGGATCTCAAGGGCTACCACGTCGGGAGCGTGCTCGTCGAGGAAGCGGTCGACTTCACCAACGAACTCTACGTGGGGATCACGATGGACCGCGGCGAGGGCAAGCCCGTCGCGATGGTCTCGACCAAAGGCGGCGTCAACATCGAGGAGGTCGCCGAGGAAGACCCCGACGCCATCGCCCGCGAGCACATCGACCCCTCCTTCGGCATGCATCCCTACCAGGCCCGCAAGGCCGTCTACGATGCCGGCGTCGATCAGGCGATCGCTCGCGACGTCTCGAGCGTCCTCACTACGCTCTATCAGCTCTGGGACGACCGCGACGGCGCAGACGCCGAGATCAACCCGCTGATGGTCACCGCAGACGACGAGGTCATCGCGGCCGACGCCGTGATGAACATCGACGAGGACGCGTTATTCCGCCAGCCCGAACTCGCCGAGATGGAGGCGGAAGCCGCCAGCACCGGCGACGAACTCGAGCAGATGGCGGACGAGTACGACTTCGACTACGTCCGACTCGAGGGCAACGTCGGAATCATCGGCAACGGTGCCGGACTCGTGATGACCACGCTCGACCTCGTCGACCACTACGGCGGCGAGCCCGCGAACTTCCTGGACGTCGGTGGCGGCGCGAAGGCCGCCCGCATCGCGAACGCGCTGGATATGGTGTTCTCCGACGACAACGTCGACAGCGTCGTCTTCAACATCTTCGGCGGGATCACTCGCGGCGACGAGGTCGCCCGAGGAATCAACGAGGCGCTCGAGCAGTTCGACGAGATCCCCAAGCCGGTGGTCGTGCGACTGGCCGGCACCAACTGGGAGGAGGGCATGGAGATTCTCAACGAGGACCTCGTGACGGTCGAACAGACCCTCGAGGACGCGGTCCAACGTGCTGTCGAGTACGCTGGGGAGGTGAGCGAACAATGAGTGTACTAGTCGACGACGACACGCGCGTCGTGGTACAGGGCATCACCGGCGGGGAAGGCAAGTTCCACGCCGAACAGATGATGGAGTACGGCACCAACGTCGTCGCCGGCGCGGTTCCCGGCAAAGGCGGCCAGGAAGCCGCCGGCGTTCCGGTCTACAACACGGTCCACGAGGCCGTCGAGGAGGAGAACGCCGACACGTCCGTGATCTTCGTCCCGCCGGCCTTCGCCGGCGACGCGATCTTCGAGTCGCTCGATTCGGGTCTCGACCTCGCGGTCGCGATCACGGAAGGCGTCCCGACCCAGGACATGGCTCGCGTCAACAAGCGCCTCTCCGAGACGGACACGCGACTCATCGGCCCGAACTGTCCGGGCCTCATCACGCCGGGCGAGGCCAAACTCGGCATTCTCCCCGGAAACATCTTCGCGGAGGGCAACGTCGGCCTCGTCTCCCGCTCCGGTACCTTGACCTACCAGGTCGTCGACAGCCTGACCAACCGTGGCATCGGCCAGACGACCGCCATCGGTATCGGCGGCGACCCGATCATCGGCACGGACTTCGTCGACGCCCTCGACCTCTTCGAGAACGACCCCGAGACCGACGCGATCGTCATGTGCGGTGAGATCGGCGGCGAAGACGAGGAGGAAGCGGCCGCGTTCATCGACGAACACGTCGACACGCCGGTCGCCGGCTTCATCGCCGGCCGCACGGCGCCGCCGGGCAAACGGATGGGCCACGCGGGCGCAATCGTCTCCGGCTCCGGCACCGGCACCGCGGAGAGCAAGATCAACGCGCTCAACGACGCCGGCGTCCCCGTCGGCGACACCCCCGAGGAAGTCGCGGACCACATCGAAGGGTTCCTCGACTAACGCGCTGCACGCCATCTTTCGTCTTTTATCGGTGCGAGCGATTCGGCTTCGTTATTCTGAGTCGCGTGGGACTGACCCCCGACTAGCACGGGGAATACACGGTGTCGCCCGCTCTCTCGCCGCATGGTCGATAAAGAGACCGTTCGTCGGGGATACGACGAGATTTCGGCCACGTATGCCAGCGAACGAGCGCCCGGACGACGGGAGATACCGATCGTCGAACGGTTCCTCGAGCGTCTTCCGCTTCGACGGCGAGTTCGTTATCACGTGGGAGGGAAGCGCCGATGCTGACGACGGTCGCCGACAATGCCGTGCCAACGCTTGTTGTGCTCTACGGAGAATGTAAGGATATGTCCGGAACCGACGACGAGGTACCCGCATCCGAAACCGAGAACGAAACCGGTGCGCCCGACGGCGTCGTCCCGGCGACCGTCGCCGACGCGAGCGGCTACGGACTCTCGCTCACGCTGATCGGCGGCGTGTTGCTCGCACTGGCGTACTACGGCTACGTCGCAGTGACCGGTCCGCAGGCGCTCGGGCAGGCCGTTCCCCGACCGTTTTATCTTCTCGTGTTCGCGCTCCTATTCGTCCTCGAGCTGTTTCAGAGCCGCGAGCGTGGAGGAGTAGCAGTGGTTCGGGCGACCGCTCTGGCGCTCTTTTACGGCGGGCTGACCGCGTTCGCGATAGAGGGCGGCGTCTACCTCTGGGAGAACCCCTGGGCGGCGCTCGACGGCTTCGTCGGCGTCACCGTGCTGGCGGTGTCGCTGGTCGTCGCGGCGCTCGCGTACTTCGTCTACCTGTCGGCACTCGAGTCGACCGGGACGGGTCGCTGACGTCGCTGCGCTATCCGTCGTCGGCCCCCGCCGCTCGTAGCCGGCCCGCTCACGCACCACGGTAACGGTCGTTCGTCGGAACGGACTCGAACGGCACCCCGAGCCGCGAACTCGAGTCGCTAAAACAGGCCGCCGAACTTCGATCGAAGCCAGCCGAGCAGTCCGGACGAGCGCTCGTCGTCGTCCGTCGTCGCCGGGAGGTCCGCCTCCGTTTTGGAGACGATCGCGGTTTCTTCTGTCGTGTCCGTCTCACCAGCGTCGGTGTTCTGGAAGGGAACGTAGGCCGACGAGTCCGTGGCCTCGGGCTCGTCAGCGTCGGTCGTCGCAGCATCGGTCGCGGTGGAGTCAGTATCGGAACGATCCGAGTCGACAAACACGCCGGCGGGATCCGCCGACTTCTGGGTGTCGGATTCCGCCTCTGTGGCGTCGTCTCCGTCCGCGTCGATCCAGAGGAACTCCTTTTCTTTCGTCCGGTCCGTCAACAGGAGGTCCTCGAGCGCGTTCTCGTCGACTAGCAGGTCGTCGTCGACCGATTCCGACACCGGATCCGGCTCGTCCGCACTCGCGATGATCTCCTCGGGGCTCTCGTCGTCGAGGACGCTATCGATGTCGTCGGTATCGGAAACGGTCGCCTGGAGCTGTCCGAAGACGGCGGCGGCCGTCTGGTCCTCGATCTCGCTGTCGGACGCCTCCGCCTCGTTGTCCGCAACTCCCCCGTCAACTGCGTCCCCGTCGGGTGATTCCCCCTCGATCTCCCCGAACAGTTCGTCGGTGGTTGCTCCGACATCGAGTGCCCCATCACTCGAGTTCGTGTTTATCCTGCTATCAGTCATGACT
It encodes the following:
- the sucC gene encoding ADP-forming succinate--CoA ligase subunit beta — its product is MKLHEYQAKQVFADAGIPTPASQLASDVDGAVAAAEEIGYPVAIKAQVQVGGRGKAGGIKLVDDEDEAREAADEILGMDLKGYHVGSVLVEEAVDFTNELYVGITMDRGEGKPVAMVSTKGGVNIEEVAEEDPDAIAREHIDPSFGMHPYQARKAVYDAGVDQAIARDVSSVLTTLYQLWDDRDGADAEINPLMVTADDEVIAADAVMNIDEDALFRQPELAEMEAEAASTGDELEQMADEYDFDYVRLEGNVGIIGNGAGLVMTTLDLVDHYGGEPANFLDVGGGAKAARIANALDMVFSDDNVDSVVFNIFGGITRGDEVARGINEALEQFDEIPKPVVVRLAGTNWEEGMEILNEDLVTVEQTLEDAVQRAVEYAGEVSEQ
- the sucD gene encoding succinate--CoA ligase subunit alpha — protein: MSVLVDDDTRVVVQGITGGEGKFHAEQMMEYGTNVVAGAVPGKGGQEAAGVPVYNTVHEAVEEENADTSVIFVPPAFAGDAIFESLDSGLDLAVAITEGVPTQDMARVNKRLSETDTRLIGPNCPGLITPGEAKLGILPGNIFAEGNVGLVSRSGTLTYQVVDSLTNRGIGQTTAIGIGGDPIIGTDFVDALDLFENDPETDAIVMCGEIGGEDEEEAAAFIDEHVDTPVAGFIAGRTAPPGKRMGHAGAIVSGSGTGTAESKINALNDAGVPVGDTPEEVADHIEGFLD